A genomic window from Artemia franciscana unplaced genomic scaffold, ASM3288406v1 Scaffold_1377, whole genome shotgun sequence includes:
- the LOC136042501 gene encoding histone H1-delta-like, translated as MISISIADLKERGGSSRQAILKYIMANFQVGNDAKVVNMHLKQALKRCLENGIVIGCKAVRPAKATAKKTLAKKTAKPTAVKRSTSAKKATKPMAGS; from the coding sequence atgaTCAGCATATCTATTGCTGACCTGAAAGAACGTGGGGGATCTAGCCGTCAGGCcattctcaaatacataatgGCCAACTTCCAGGTTGGCAATGATGCCAAAGTTGTGAATATGCATCTTAAGCAAGCTTTGAAGCGTTGCCTTGAAAATGGAATTGTTATAGGCTGTAAGGCTGTAAGGCCTGCCAAGGCCACTGCTAAGAAAACCTTAGCCAAGAAAACAGCCAAACCTACTGCAGTTAAAAGGTCAACTTCAGCCAAAAAGGCTACCAAGCCAATGGCTGGTAGCTAA